Genomic segment of Desulfurobacteriaceae bacterium:
CTTTCCTTCAAAGAAGACTTTACCCTTTGTCGGTTTATCAAGAGTTCCTAAAATGTGCAAAAGAGTAGATTTTCCTGAACCTGATGCACCCATAAGTAAGGAAAACTCTCCTTCCGAGAGAGAAAAGTTAACACCCTTTAAGGCTTCAACCCTTTCTCCTTCTGTCTCATAAATTTTCCAAAGATTCTTAGCTTCTAATAAAATAGTTCTTTCCATTATAATCTCCATTATGGAAAAAAGGATTTTTTACCATCCAGTAGTTGAAAAAATAGCAAGGTGTTTTTCTAAAGCTTTCTTAGTTGGTGGGTTTGTCAGGGATAGACTCTTAAACATCTTTAAGGATAGAGTAGATTTAGACATAATAACTTTTGATGATCTTAAAAAAGTTAATAACTGTATTTTAAAGACTCTTAAAGTATCCTCTTTTTCCTTTGAGAAGGAAAAAACAGTTATTACCTTCTTTGGTGAAAACTTCCGCATTGACGTTTCCAATGTAAAAGACTCCTTGGAAAAAGACCTTCTTAGTAGAGATTTTACAATAAACGCAATAGCCGTTTCTATTAATGATTTCTCCTTAACTGACCCAACAAACGGCTTAAAAGATCTAAAAAATAGAATAGTAAGACCAATCAGTAAAGAATCTATTCAGAGAGACCCTGTAAGAATAATTAGAGGCATTAGGTTTAAACATTTTCTAGGTTTTGAGTACCATCCAACCTTTATTAACTATTCACGGCTATTTTCGAAAAATCTCGAAAATAGTCCTATCGAAAGAGTAAAAGAGGAACTTGTAAAAATTTCAAATGTAGGTATTTTCTCAAAAGCACTAAAGGATTTTGACCTTGTTGGAGTTTTCGTTCCANNNNNNNNNNAACTTAAGGATCTAGAGAAGGTTCCTGAGAGCCCTCCCCACCAGTATAACCTAAAAAAGCACACAATCTTGTCCGTAGAATATTTGGAAACTTTCTGTCTAAAGGAAAAAGATTACATCCTACTTGAATTTTCAAAAGAAATTGGAAGCAGAGAACTATTTAAAGATTTTTCCGATTCAGATTGTCTAAAGTTAACTGCCCTTTATCATGATGTAGGCAAACCTATTACAGTTAAGGAAAAGGATGGAAGACTAACTTTCTATAACCACGACAAAGTAGGGGCTAAAATAGCAAAAGAGGCTTTTTTGCGCTTGAGATTCGGGAAAAAAGCAAGCTCTTTAGCAAGCAACGTTATAAGACATCACTTAAGACCTTTCTTTCTTTATGAACTTTATAAGGAGAAGAGGCTATCGGACAAAGCTATCTATAGGTTCTTTGAGTCAACCAGAAATTTTAGCTTTCATGTTCTACTTCACAGCGTTGCAGATTTTATGGCAACTTCTGAAGAAAATAAAATGAAAATAGATGAGTTTATAAGGTTCATTCACTACTTGCTTAAGTTCTACAGAGAAAGAATAAAAAATTTAAAGCCTTTGCTTTCCGGTAGAGAAATTATGAAAATAAAGAATTTTGACAGACCAAATGAATGTGTAGGAAAGATAAAGAAGAAACTGCTTGAACTCCAAGCTCTTGGTAAGATAAAAACGGTAGATGAAGCTGTAAAGTTCGTTAAGGGGTATTCGTGTGAAAGTTCTCGTGAAAGCTGATTGGGTAATAACAAGTTCTTTAGACGCTATAAAAAATGGATACATTGTAATTAAAAACGGCAAAGTAGATGGATACTTTGAAAAAAAACCTCTAGGAAACTTCAAAAAAGAAATTTCTTTAAAAGGAGTTCTTTTTCCTCCTTTCGTTAATGCCCATACACACTTAGAACTATCCTTAACTTCTTTTTCTGTAGATGTTTTTTCCTCATTCTTTGATTGGCTTTTATGGATAATTAAGGAAAGGATAACTTTCTCTAAAGATAAGTTAGAAATAGCAGTAAAAAAGGGATTAGAGGAATTAAAATCTTTCGGAGTGGTTTACGTTGGAGATATTTCCTCTTTTGGAATCTCGAGAAAGTTTATGAAACACGGAGTTTCGTTTTTGGAAATTATAGGAAAGGATTTAGAGATTAAGAATCTTCCCCCTCCACTGTCTATCCATTCCGTTTATTCAGTTTCTTTTGAACTTATAAAGAAGATTGCAAAAGATGCAAAAGATAGAGGCTACAAGTTTCAGATCCATCTTGGAGAAACAGTAGATGAGGAAAAGTTTGCAAGAGGAGAAGAGAATAGGTTTGAAACCCTTATCTATCCATTTCTTGGAAGAAAGAGATATGAAAAAGTTTTTACTAAAAATTTAGTGGAATACTTAAAGAAAGCTGAAGCCCTGTTTGAAAATACAATAGCCGTTCACTGTACAAATCTTTCTAGGAAGGAACTTGACACTTTAATGAAAAAGTCCTGTGGAATAGTTCTTTGTCCACGAAGCAACATATTTTTACAGGTAGGTTTTCCAAAGGTGGAACACGTAATAGATTACGACAAAGTTACTGTGGGAACAGATGGTCTAAGTTCAAACGTTTCTCTTTCCATTATAGAAGAAATAAAAGCCATTTACTACAGATTGGAAGGAAACATATCTACCAGAAAACTTTTAAAGTTAATTACCATCAATGGTGCAAAAGTTCTTGGAATAGAGGGTTATCTTGAAAAGCCAATTTTTACTTTTTGGGAAGGAGTATGTTTAGAAGACCCTTTTAACCTTATCCTTAAAGAGTCCACAAACTTTAAAGTCCTTGACTTATCGTATTTAGTTTGATTAAATAACCCTGAGTTGTTAAGACAAAAAATAAAGACAACAGGAGAAAAAATGTTCAGGAAAGTTTATGATTTTTTTAGTTCTGTAAAACTTGCCATTATCCTGCTTTTAACTCTCGCTGTAACTTCCATAATCGGAACAATAATCGAACAACAAAAAGATCCAGATCAATACTTAAGAGAGTATGGAGAGACTACTTACAAAATTTTTAAATTTTTAGGATTTACAGACGTTTATCATTCATGGTGGTACATCTTTCTTTTAACCCTCCTTGCTATTAACATTACCGTATGTTCAATAAAAAGGCTTCCAAAAATTTGGAAAGTTGTCAAAGAACCAAAGAAAATCTTCCCAGAGGGTGCAGAGAAGAATCTAAAGGTAGTTCACAGAATAACTTTAAAAGGAAACATTAATGAAATAAAAGAAGCTGTTATTCAGTCTCTCAATAGATTGCGCTACAAAACAGAAGTTTCAAAAGAGGGAAACGGAGAAGTTCACATATTTGCAGATAAGAATGTGTTTGCAAGATTGGGAGTTTACATCGTTCACTTGGGAGTTTTAATAGTTCTTGTTGGTGGACTTATCACTGCAATTTTTGGATATAGAGGATACATACTTCTTTTCAAAGGCAGTAGCTCTAACATCGTTAATTTCTTCTCAAATGAAGGAAAGGTTGTAGAACTTCCATTCATTGTAAAGTGTAATGACTTTAGGATTGACTTTTATCCATCAGGTATGCCAAAAGCTTACATATCTGACGTATCAATAATTGAAAACGGAAAAGAAGTTCTTAGAAAAAAAGTAAAAGTTAACGATCCTCTCGAATATAAAGGAATTTACTTTTATCAAGCTACCTATGGGCAGCCTGCGGGTATTTTCTTTTCCCTGTTTGACGAAAAGAGAAAACCTATTGGTGATTTTGCAGTTCCCCTGTCTCAGGCTGTAAAAGTAAAAGATGGAGTTTACTTAAGAGTGGTTGGTTTTGATCCACACACTCTTGCAATTGGAATAGAAGTTATAAGTAAGGGAAACTTAAAATCTTTAACTTTAAAACCTGTAGACTTTGCTCAAAAAATGTTTCCTGTTTATTACTTAAAAGAAGAAAAAGTCTATTTCATACTTACAAACATCATGGATGGCTTTTACACAGGACTGCAGGTTGCTAAAGATCCAGGAACTTGGATTGTATGGGTAGGTAGCACCATCTTGATAGTTGGCCTTTTTGTTGCCTTTTTCATTCCACACAGGAGAGTTTGGGCTAGGATTAAAGAAAGTAAAGAAGAAAAAGTAACTCTTGTAATTGGTGGAATAACAAATAAAGGAACAGAGGGACTTGTTAAGGAGTTGGAGGAGGTCTTAGGGGTAGTTAAGTCTTCATACTGTCCAAATACCCCTAAGGAGGAAAGAGATGATTAGTTCCGTAGCTCTTTTCAATGCAGGAATGGTTACTTTCTTTCTATCATTCCTTCTTTACACAATTCATACTTTTTCCAAAAGTTCCTGGTCAGGAAAATTTGCAACAATATCTGCTTGGCTTGGAGTTCTTGTCCAAGGAGTAGCGTTCATTGTAAGGGGAGTTGAAAAAGCACAAGTTAACATGGTTTCTGATTGGACAGCTTTTTATAAATATGCTCCCTTTACAAATATGTACGAGTCTTTAATGCTCTTTGGATGGACTGCGATACTTTTATACCTTCTCTTTGAACTAAAGTATAAAAACAAAGCTTTCGGTATGTTCGTAGTTCCTTTAGCATTAATGGGAGAACTGTCAACTCAAATTCTCGGTTTTAATCCGGAAGCCCAACCACTAGTTCCAGCCCTTCAGAGTAACTGGTTACTTTTCCACGTAGTAACAACTTTTATCGGTTATGCTGCTGCAGCTGTAAGTGCTGGAGTAGCTTATGCGTACTTTGCAAAGAGAGATGATACAACAGGTAAAGACTGGGCTATTGTTTTTGTAACAACTTGGTTCATCTTTTTCTTTGTGATTTACTCTGCTTATAGAGAAAACGTTCCTCTTTATCTTGTTGTTTCTGCTATTGTTGCTCTTGTCTTCTGTGGATTTTTATATCTTCTTAAAAGGTATGGAATTACAAAGATTTTCCCATCTATTGAAACCATGGAAAGTATAATGTACCAATCTGTAGCAGTAGGATTTGTCTTCTTGACAATTGGAATTATCCTCGGTGCAGTTTGGGCGAAATACGCATGGGGAGGATACTGGTCTTGGGATCCTAAGGAAACATGGTCTCTCATTACTTGGCTTATATACGCTGCATACCTTCATGCCCGTTACATCAAGGGACTTTCTGGAAAGCCACTAGCCTACTTCACAATAGTAGGTTTCTTAAGCGTTATATTCACTTACTACGGTGTTAACCTTATCATTCCAGGACTTCATAGTTACGCTCAATAGTTTTTACCCGGGTTTTCCCGGGTTAGTATAATTGCTCTATGAACTGCGAAGAACTTTTAAAAAAGATAAAACAAATAAAATTTTTAAGATACGTTCTGTTTGCTGTTTGTGATGCTATAAGATATGATTATCTTTTCTTTGCTGCTTCTATTGCTTACTTTACCTTAATGTCAATAATTCCTCTTTTTATATTCTTGTTCTTTCTCGGAATGATCGTTTTTCAGATAAATTTTTACGATTTCGTTCCAAAGGAGTTCATAAACTCTCCACTAAACCCCATATTTACCCAGATAGAGCAGGTTATAAACAACTCAGGTTTAGTAAGTGGAACTGCTGCTTTAGTTATGCTTTGGTTTTCACGAGGAATATTTCTTTCACTTGAGAGATCTTTCTGCGAAATTTTATGCAGGAAAAGTTCATGTAATTTTATACATAAAAACTTATTAGTTATTGCTGTTATCTTCTTTTTGTGGATTTTAATGTTCATATTTTATTCTGCTAAATACTTAATTGCCCTTTTACTTCCTCAACTACCTTTACTTTCTTTTGTTTCATCAATGCTTGTACCAATCCTCCTTTTTGCGATTTTACTAAGCATTTACTACTTTTTACTTCCTATAGAAATCCCTTTTAAGTTCATTTTAAAAACTTCCATTTTTGTCTTCTTCTTACTTACAATTGTTGAAAAGGTTCTCGTTTGGTTTATCCTCAACATTTCGAAGATAGGTATCTTTTACGGTTCATTTGCAGCCTTGATTGTCTTCCTTATATGGATCTACTACTCTGCTACCGTTATCCTTCTTGGGGTTGGAATTATAAAAGCAAAACTAATTTTGGATAAGGGGCTAAGCCATGAGAGTGGTGAGAACTATTAGAGAAATGCAGTCCATTTCAGAAACCTTGAGAAAAACCGGTAAAACCATTGGTTTTGTTCCTACTATGGGATATCTACACGAAGGACATATCAGTCTTGTGAGATGTGCTAGAGAAGAAAATGACATTGTTGTTATGAGTATTTTTGTAAATCCAACCCAATTTGGACCGAATGAAGATTTTGAAAGATATCCTAGGGATCTCGATCGAGACTCTGCAATAGCAAAGAAGGAAGGAGTTGACATTCTTTTTATACCTGACGTTCCCGAGATGTACCCACAAGATTTTTCAACTTTTGTTGAAGTTGAAGGATTAACTGAAACTCTTTGCGGGGCAAGAAGGCCAGGACATTTTAGAGGGGTAGCAACTATTGTTACAAAGCTCTTCAATATCGTCAAGCCCCATAGAGCATACTTTGGAAAGAAAGATTTCCAGCAACTCAAAGTTATTGAAAGACTTGTAAAAGATCTAAACTTTGACGTTGAAGTAGTGGGTTGTCCAATAGTTAGAGAAGAAGACGGACTT
This window contains:
- a CDS encoding amidohydrolase family protein codes for the protein MKVLVKADWVITSSLDAIKNGYIVIKNGKVDGYFEKKPLGNFKKEISLKGVLFPPFVNAHTHLELSLTSFSVDVFSSFFDWLLWIIKERITFSKDKLEIAVKKGLEELKSFGVVYVGDISSFGISRKFMKHGVSFLEIIGKDLEIKNLPPPLSIHSVYSVSFELIKKIAKDAKDRGYKFQIHLGETVDEEKFARGEENRFETLIYPFLGRKRYEKVFTKNLVEYLKKAEALFENTIAVHCTNLSRKELDTLMKKSCGIVLCPRSNIFLQVGFPKVEHVIDYDKVTVGTDGLSSNVSLSIIEEIKAIYYRLEGNISTRKLLKLITINGAKVLGIEGYLEKPIFTFWEGVCLEDPFNLILKESTNFKVLDLSYLV
- the ccsB gene encoding c-type cytochrome biogenesis protein CcsB, which encodes MISSVALFNAGMVTFFLSFLLYTIHTFSKSSWSGKFATISAWLGVLVQGVAFIVRGVEKAQVNMVSDWTAFYKYAPFTNMYESLMLFGWTAILLYLLFELKYKNKAFGMFVVPLALMGELSTQILGFNPEAQPLVPALQSNWLLFHVVTTFIGYAAAAVSAGVAYAYFAKRDDTTGKDWAIVFVTTWFIFFFVIYSAYRENVPLYLVVSAIVALVFCGFLYLLKRYGITKIFPSIETMESIMYQSVAVGFVFLTIGIILGAVWAKYAWGGYWSWDPKETWSLITWLIYAAYLHARYIKGLSGKPLAYFTIVGFLSVIFTYYGVNLIIPGLHSYAQ
- a CDS encoding YihY/virulence factor BrkB family protein, whose translation is MNCEELLKKIKQIKFLRYVLFAVCDAIRYDYLFFAASIAYFTLMSIIPLFIFLFFLGMIVFQINFYDFVPKEFINSPLNPIFTQIEQVINNSGLVSGTAALVMLWFSRGIFLSLERSFCEILCRKSSCNFIHKNLLVIAVIFFLWILMFIFYSAKYLIALLLPQLPLLSFVSSMLVPILLFAILLSIYYFLLPIEIPFKFILKTSIFVFFLLTIVEKVLVWFILNISKIGIFYGSFAALIVFLIWIYYSATVILLGVGIIKAKLILDKGLSHESGENY
- a CDS encoding polynucleotide adenylyltransferase — its product is MEKRIFYHPVVEKIARCFSKAFLVGGFVRDRLLNIFKDRVDLDIITFDDLKKVNNCILKTLKVSSFSFEKEKTVITFFGENFRIDVSNVKDSLEKDLLSRDFTINAIAVSINDFSLTDPTNGLKDLKNRIVRPISKESIQRDPVRIIRGIRFKHFLGFEYHPTFINYSRLFSKNLENSPIERVKEELVKISNVGIFSKALKDFDLVGVFVP
- the panC gene encoding pantoate--beta-alanine ligase — encoded protein: MRVVRTIREMQSISETLRKTGKTIGFVPTMGYLHEGHISLVRCAREENDIVVMSIFVNPTQFGPNEDFERYPRDLDRDSAIAKKEGVDILFIPDVPEMYPQDFSTFVEVEGLTETLCGARRPGHFRGVATIVTKLFNIVKPHRAYFGKKDFQQLKVIERLVKDLNFDVEVVGCPIVREEDGLAKSSRNVYLTPEERLSATSLYKALKLAKKLFESGETSPQRIKKEMEEFILSHPHVKKIDYIEIVDANSLKPVKVVKKGDLIALAVFVGNARLIDNWVVGEEL
- a CDS encoding cytochrome c biogenesis protein ResB, translated to MFRKVYDFFSSVKLAIILLLTLAVTSIIGTIIEQQKDPDQYLREYGETTYKIFKFLGFTDVYHSWWYIFLLTLLAINITVCSIKRLPKIWKVVKEPKKIFPEGAEKNLKVVHRITLKGNINEIKEAVIQSLNRLRYKTEVSKEGNGEVHIFADKNVFARLGVYIVHLGVLIVLVGGLITAIFGYRGYILLFKGSSSNIVNFFSNEGKVVELPFIVKCNDFRIDFYPSGMPKAYISDVSIIENGKEVLRKKVKVNDPLEYKGIYFYQATYGQPAGIFFSLFDEKRKPIGDFAVPLSQAVKVKDGVYLRVVGFDPHTLAIGIEVISKGNLKSLTLKPVDFAQKMFPVYYLKEEKVYFILTNIMDGFYTGLQVAKDPGTWIVWVGSTILIVGLFVAFFIPHRRVWARIKESKEEKVTLVIGGITNKGTEGLVKELEEVLGVVKSSYCPNTPKEERDD
- a CDS encoding HD domain-containing protein yields the protein LKDLEKVPESPPHQYNLKKHTILSVEYLETFCLKEKDYILLEFSKEIGSRELFKDFSDSDCLKLTALYHDVGKPITVKEKDGRLTFYNHDKVGAKIAKEAFLRLRFGKKASSLASNVIRHHLRPFFLYELYKEKRLSDKAIYRFFESTRNFSFHVLLHSVADFMATSEENKMKIDEFIRFIHYLLKFYRERIKNLKPLLSGREIMKIKNFDRPNECVGKIKKKLLELQALGKIKTVDEAVKFVKGYSCESSRES